A stretch of Myxococcus virescens DNA encodes these proteins:
- a CDS encoding cupin-like domain-containing protein, protein MSTATAHKGAEPLVPERMPLDNRRAFYERIEANNKPVILTDAMKGWPAAERWTFDYFATKYRDVSVPVEWLQYNAKDTGGVERVGRVRKMSMQEYVDTLKAKGGETPGYLIGNDLFRTLPELHKDVRFDDYAVQRKLTEQLFFMGPRGTFTQLHLDRAHNLHAVMVGRKQWQLYSPKRDAELSPAMLSHPWSVVSAHDLTPHGGKADQLPGGLVPDYDFVLEAGEILYLPYGWWHRVYTVEDAIATNYWWWTWSMLARLGPKLIPSIALSAVGRIRKQQKLGREYREQ, encoded by the coding sequence ATGAGCACCGCCACCGCCCATAAGGGCGCAGAACCCCTGGTTCCTGAGCGCATGCCGCTCGACAACCGCCGGGCCTTCTACGAGCGCATCGAAGCGAACAACAAACCCGTCATCCTCACCGACGCCATGAAGGGCTGGCCCGCGGCCGAGCGGTGGACCTTCGACTACTTCGCCACGAAGTACCGCGACGTGAGCGTCCCCGTAGAGTGGCTGCAATACAACGCCAAGGACACGGGCGGCGTGGAGCGCGTGGGCCGCGTGCGGAAGATGAGCATGCAGGAGTACGTCGACACGCTGAAGGCGAAGGGCGGCGAGACGCCGGGCTACCTCATCGGCAATGACCTGTTCCGCACCCTGCCGGAGCTGCACAAGGACGTCCGCTTCGACGACTACGCCGTCCAGCGCAAGCTCACCGAGCAGCTTTTCTTCATGGGCCCGCGCGGCACCTTCACCCAGCTCCACCTGGACCGCGCCCACAACCTGCACGCCGTCATGGTGGGCCGCAAGCAGTGGCAGTTGTATTCGCCCAAGCGGGACGCGGAGCTGAGCCCGGCGATGCTCAGCCACCCGTGGTCCGTCGTGAGCGCCCACGACCTGACGCCCCACGGCGGCAAGGCGGACCAGCTCCCCGGCGGCCTCGTCCCGGACTACGACTTCGTCCTGGAGGCTGGGGAGATTCTCTACCTGCCCTACGGCTGGTGGCACCGCGTGTACACGGTGGAGGACGCCATCGCCACCAACTACTGGTGGTGGACCTGGTCGATGCTGGCCAGGCTGGGCCCGAAGCTCATCCCCTCCATCGCCCTGAGCGCGGTGGGCCGCATCCGCAAGCAGCAGAAGCTGGGCCGCGAGTACCGCGAGCAGTAA
- a CDS encoding thioesterase II family protein, translating to MTDWLAFHVPAPASWARLFCLPHAGGSASLFRTWQAELGQDIEVCPVQLPGRENRLREPPLRALPDVIAPLVDVLAKHTDKPYALFGHSMGALLAYELTRALRQRGLPAPLHLFVASYRAPHTLQAHTPATATHDIDASEARRLGESRAVSGEMAEELLTLMRATMLADTAVCEGYSWKPGPVLACPLSAFRGFDDYVPDDATEAWRQLTSGPFATQTFLGDHFFLRQTPRGLLQNIRRSLTRLRPASTR from the coding sequence ATGACGGATTGGTTGGCCTTCCACGTCCCCGCACCGGCGTCCTGGGCGCGGCTGTTCTGCCTGCCTCACGCGGGTGGCAGCGCCTCCCTGTTCCGCACCTGGCAAGCGGAGCTGGGACAGGACATCGAGGTGTGCCCGGTGCAGCTCCCCGGCCGGGAGAACCGCCTTCGCGAGCCGCCCCTGCGCGCACTGCCGGACGTCATCGCCCCCTTGGTGGACGTGCTGGCGAAGCACACGGACAAGCCCTATGCCCTCTTCGGACACAGCATGGGCGCGCTGCTCGCATACGAGCTGACGCGGGCCCTGCGCCAGCGCGGGCTACCGGCGCCGCTGCACCTCTTCGTCGCCAGCTACCGGGCGCCGCACACGCTCCAGGCCCACACCCCGGCCACGGCCACCCACGACATCGACGCGTCCGAGGCCCGGCGCCTGGGCGAGTCACGCGCCGTGTCGGGCGAGATGGCGGAAGAGCTGCTGACGTTGATGCGCGCCACCATGTTGGCGGACACCGCCGTGTGTGAGGGCTACTCGTGGAAGCCGGGCCCCGTCCTGGCGTGCCCGCTCTCCGCCTTCCGCGGCTTCGACGACTACGTGCCCGATGACGCGACGGAGGCGTGGCGCCAGCTCACCTCCGGTCCGTTCGCCACCCAGACGTTCCTGGGAGACCACTTCTTCCTGCGACAGACGCCGCGCGGCCTGCTGCAGAACATCCGCCGGAGCCTCACCAGGCTGCGGCCCGCATCGACTCGCTGA
- a CDS encoding glycosyltransferase family 4 protein, protein MAPPISPPLKALLLAMEYTPNVAGGVGTYVYELARGLARGGCKVTVLAYTPGEPAVLREPNLTVHMMPPSRGSLSQAGKLSLVGGIRVFNDDLIHRGRELIHEEKPDLIHFHQWHTHRAARALAHEDGVPVLGTSHYISEPAERWWGQTPDPEILEEERSFYDGSTNVISVSDSMSELIRETYGMPASLLHTIHCGMDAGPFLQPSHEPEDYARLRATVATPEDPVVLYTGRLHPMKGISAIFAAAERVLERRPNVRFLLAGGTDSRESTQMVQTLTQRYAHLRHRIKLLGKLPRQQLGLLHRIADLALVPSLYEPFGYTAIEAMASGLPLVATRSGGPSEIVDHEKTGLLVPVLPGAPGGPREVDVESLAAAQLNLLEDRERARRMGLAGQQRVVELFSLPRMVAANLAVYQKLVGGQGHEVRS, encoded by the coding sequence ATGGCACCTCCTATCTCCCCACCCCTGAAGGCGCTCCTCCTGGCCATGGAGTACACGCCGAACGTGGCCGGCGGTGTGGGCACCTATGTCTACGAGCTGGCCCGCGGGCTGGCGCGCGGCGGGTGCAAGGTCACCGTCCTGGCGTACACGCCCGGCGAGCCCGCCGTGCTCCGCGAGCCCAACCTCACCGTGCACATGATGCCGCCCAGCCGCGGCAGCCTCTCCCAGGCGGGAAAGCTCTCCCTGGTGGGCGGCATCCGCGTCTTCAACGACGACCTGATTCACCGAGGCCGCGAGCTCATCCACGAGGAGAAGCCAGACCTCATCCACTTCCATCAGTGGCACACCCACCGTGCCGCGCGAGCGCTGGCCCACGAGGACGGTGTGCCGGTGCTGGGGACCAGCCACTACATCTCCGAGCCCGCCGAGCGATGGTGGGGACAGACACCCGACCCGGAGATTCTCGAGGAGGAGCGCAGCTTCTACGACGGGTCGACGAACGTCATCTCGGTGAGTGACTCCATGAGCGAGCTCATCCGGGAGACCTATGGGATGCCGGCGTCGCTGCTGCACACCATCCACTGCGGCATGGACGCGGGCCCCTTCCTCCAGCCCTCGCACGAGCCGGAGGACTACGCCCGGCTGCGCGCCACGGTGGCCACGCCGGAGGACCCGGTCGTCCTCTACACGGGCCGGCTCCATCCCATGAAGGGCATCAGCGCCATCTTCGCCGCCGCCGAGCGCGTGCTCGAACGGCGCCCCAACGTGCGCTTCCTCCTGGCCGGTGGCACCGACTCGCGTGAGTCCACGCAGATGGTGCAGACGCTGACCCAGCGCTACGCGCACCTGCGCCACCGCATCAAGCTGCTGGGCAAGCTGCCACGCCAGCAGCTCGGGCTGCTTCATCGAATCGCGGATCTGGCGCTGGTGCCTTCGCTCTACGAGCCCTTTGGCTACACGGCCATCGAGGCCATGGCCTCTGGTCTGCCGCTGGTGGCGACGCGCTCCGGAGGCCCGTCGGAAATCGTGGACCACGAGAAGACGGGCCTGCTCGTCCCGGTGCTCCCCGGCGCACCGGGAGGCCCGCGCGAAGTGGACGTCGAGTCGCTCGCCGCCGCGCAGCTCAACCTGCTGGAAGACCGTGAGCGGGCGCGGCGCATGGGGCTCGCCGGTCAGCAACGCGTGGTGGAGCTGTTCAGCCTGCCGCGCATGGTGGCCGCCAACCTCGCCGTGTACCAGAAGCTCGTTGGCGGACAGGGACACGAGGTGCGGTCATGA
- a CDS encoding type I polyketide synthase, whose amino-acid sequence MSDSNTGMEIAITGMAGRFPGARNLEELWRNLCDGVESIEPLSDEAVLKAGLPSEVLKDPHFVKVASRLDDVAGFDAAFFGYTPREAEVMDPQQRLFLECALEALEDAGHGAPPPELLVGVFGGQALSTYLLLNLLGNAELMRTVDPLQLNLGNAGSFLTTRAAYKLDLRGPSFNIESACSTSLVAVHVACQSLLNQECDLALAGGVSINLQIQGGYRYVDGGILSPDGHCRPFDAQAKGIVFGSGAGVVALRRLEDALADGSPIYAIIKGSAVNNDGAARVGYTAPGVEGQAAVISEALGSAGVSAGSIGYVEAHGTGTALGDPIEVQALIRAFGDEAAGPRTCALGSIKPNLGHLDAAAGVAGLIKTALALKHRKLPPSLNFETPNPNIPWDASPFYVNTKLREWKAPAREPRRAGVSSFGMGGTNAHVILEEPPSRAPVPSTRPHQLLVLSARTPTALAAQVSRLEEHLRANKGLEPADVAYTLQVGRRRHPHRRAIVCQGREDALTALGDISRQLSATEERTSRPTVFMFPGQGAQYAGMAQGLYENERGFRADVDDCATRLIPHLKLDLREVLFPTADRAEEAQRQLQQTRLAQPALFIIEYALARLWMSWGVRPEAMVGHSIGEYVAACLAGVFTLPDALALVAARGQLMQDLPPGAMLSVALSEAELVSSLDARLSVAAVNAPSMTVVAGPDDAVDALKARLDARGVQSRRLHTSHAFHSAMMDPIVAPFTERLRRMKLSAPQIPFLSNVTGTWVTAAEAKDPAYWARHLRQPVRFAAGLAQLQPAQVLLEVGPGRTLTTFASQPGALRQAPTTVTSLRHPDTRQADTAVLLGALGQLWLSGVDVDWEAFNGEARRQRVGLPTYPFERKRYWVSPDGHRALAAAPSAERAPEAEEPDEAPAAGYSRPAMAVAYVAPDTEDQQVVARIWEDVLGVRPVGVHDDFFALGGHSLLATTVVGRLRDTFGFTVPLQSLFEAPTVARLAALVAEQRKSPGHDDPEVEALLRMLAELTAKEGAVSR is encoded by the coding sequence GTGTCGGACAGCAACACGGGGATGGAGATCGCAATCACCGGCATGGCCGGGCGCTTCCCAGGCGCGCGCAACCTGGAGGAGCTGTGGCGCAACCTCTGCGACGGCGTGGAGTCCATTGAGCCGCTTTCGGACGAGGCAGTCCTCAAGGCGGGCCTGCCCTCCGAGGTGCTGAAGGATCCGCACTTCGTGAAGGTGGCCTCACGGCTGGACGACGTGGCGGGCTTCGACGCGGCCTTCTTCGGCTACACGCCGCGCGAGGCGGAGGTCATGGACCCGCAGCAGCGCCTCTTCCTGGAGTGCGCCCTGGAGGCGTTGGAGGACGCGGGCCATGGCGCGCCGCCTCCCGAGCTGTTGGTGGGTGTCTTCGGCGGACAGGCCCTGAGCACCTACCTGCTGCTCAACCTGCTGGGGAACGCGGAGCTGATGCGCACGGTGGACCCGCTCCAGCTCAACCTGGGCAACGCGGGCAGCTTCCTCACCACGCGGGCCGCCTACAAGCTGGACCTGCGCGGCCCCAGCTTCAACATCGAGAGCGCGTGCTCCACGTCACTGGTCGCGGTCCACGTCGCCTGTCAGAGCCTGCTCAACCAGGAGTGTGACCTCGCGCTCGCGGGCGGCGTGTCCATCAACCTCCAGATTCAGGGCGGCTACCGCTACGTGGATGGCGGTATCCTGTCGCCGGACGGGCACTGCCGCCCCTTCGACGCGCAGGCCAAGGGCATCGTCTTCGGCAGCGGCGCGGGCGTGGTGGCGCTGCGCCGCCTGGAAGATGCGCTGGCGGATGGCAGCCCCATCTACGCAATCATCAAGGGCTCCGCGGTGAACAACGACGGCGCCGCGCGCGTGGGCTACACCGCGCCGGGCGTCGAGGGCCAGGCCGCCGTCATCTCCGAGGCCCTGGGCAGCGCGGGCGTATCGGCCGGGAGCATCGGCTACGTGGAGGCGCACGGCACCGGCACCGCGCTGGGAGACCCCATCGAAGTGCAGGCCCTCATCCGCGCCTTCGGCGACGAGGCAGCCGGACCGCGCACCTGCGCCCTGGGCTCCATCAAGCCCAACCTGGGCCACCTGGACGCGGCGGCGGGCGTGGCGGGCCTCATCAAGACGGCGCTGGCGCTGAAGCACCGCAAGCTGCCACCCAGCCTCAACTTCGAGACGCCGAACCCCAACATCCCCTGGGACGCGAGCCCCTTCTACGTCAACACGAAGCTGCGCGAGTGGAAGGCACCCGCCCGCGAGCCTCGGCGCGCCGGCGTGAGCAGCTTCGGCATGGGCGGAACCAACGCCCATGTCATCCTGGAGGAGCCGCCCTCCCGCGCTCCGGTTCCGTCCACGCGCCCGCACCAACTCCTGGTCCTGTCGGCGCGCACGCCCACCGCGCTCGCCGCGCAGGTCTCCCGGCTGGAGGAGCACCTCCGCGCGAACAAGGGCCTGGAGCCCGCGGACGTGGCGTACACGCTCCAGGTGGGCAGGCGGCGCCACCCGCACCGCCGCGCCATCGTTTGTCAGGGGCGCGAGGACGCGCTCACGGCGCTGGGCGACATCAGCCGGCAGCTCTCCGCCACCGAGGAGCGCACCAGCCGGCCCACCGTGTTCATGTTCCCTGGCCAGGGCGCGCAGTACGCGGGCATGGCGCAGGGCTTGTATGAGAACGAGCGTGGGTTCCGCGCGGACGTGGACGACTGCGCCACCCGGCTCATCCCACACCTCAAGCTGGACCTGCGCGAGGTCCTCTTCCCCACCGCGGACCGCGCCGAGGAGGCCCAGCGACAGTTGCAGCAGACGCGGTTGGCCCAGCCGGCCCTCTTCATCATCGAGTACGCGCTCGCGCGGCTGTGGATGTCCTGGGGCGTGCGGCCCGAGGCCATGGTGGGCCACAGCATCGGTGAGTACGTGGCCGCGTGCCTCGCGGGCGTCTTCACCTTGCCGGACGCGCTGGCCCTGGTGGCCGCGCGAGGCCAGCTGATGCAGGACCTGCCGCCGGGCGCCATGCTCTCCGTCGCGCTGTCGGAAGCAGAGCTGGTGTCGTCGCTGGATGCGCGGCTGTCCGTGGCCGCGGTGAACGCGCCGTCGATGACGGTGGTCGCCGGCCCCGACGACGCCGTGGACGCGCTGAAGGCCCGGCTGGACGCACGTGGCGTCCAGTCGCGTCGCCTGCACACCTCGCACGCGTTCCACTCGGCGATGATGGACCCCATCGTCGCCCCCTTCACCGAGCGGCTGCGCCGGATGAAGCTGTCCGCGCCGCAGATTCCCTTCCTCTCCAACGTCACCGGCACGTGGGTGACGGCCGCCGAGGCGAAGGACCCGGCCTACTGGGCCCGCCACCTGCGTCAGCCCGTCCGCTTCGCCGCGGGGCTCGCGCAGCTGCAACCCGCGCAGGTGCTCCTGGAGGTCGGTCCCGGCCGCACGCTGACCACCTTCGCGTCCCAGCCTGGCGCGCTCCGGCAGGCGCCCACCACGGTGACATCGCTGCGTCATCCGGACACGCGGCAGGCGGATACGGCCGTGCTGCTCGGCGCGCTGGGACAGCTCTGGCTGTCCGGCGTGGATGTGGACTGGGAAGCCTTCAACGGCGAGGCACGGCGCCAACGCGTCGGGCTGCCCACCTACCCCTTCGAGCGCAAGCGCTACTGGGTCTCCCCCGACGGGCACCGCGCCCTGGCCGCCGCGCCGTCCGCGGAGCGCGCCCCCGAAGCGGAGGAGCCTGACGAGGCCCCCGCCGCGGGCTACTCCCGCCCCGCGATGGCCGTGGCCTACGTGGCCCCCGACACCGAGGACCAGCAGGTGGTGGCGCGCATCTGGGAGGACGTGTTGGGCGTGCGGCCGGTGGGCGTCCACGACGACTTCTTCGCGCTCGGTGGCCACTCCTTGCTGGCCACCACGGTGGTGGGACGGCTGCGGGACACCTTCGGCTTCACGGTGCCGTTGCAATCGCTGTTCGAGGCGCCGACGGTGGCTCGACTGGCGGCCCTGGTGGCCGAGCAGCGCAAGAGCCCCGGCCATGACGACCCGGAGGTGGAGGCCCTGCTGCGAATGCTGGCCGAGCTCACCGCCAAGGAGGGCGCGGTCAGCCGTTAG
- a CDS encoding type I polyketide synthase, translated as MSEDNLSEGDDLAIAIVGMAGRFPGSPDVETFWRNLCEGVEGIRFFTDDELKARGVPEERLRQPGFVRAGAVLDQVDAFDASFFGYSPREAALMDPQHRIFLECAWEAIERAGHGLDTESRSVGVFAGTSLSTYLLFNLRTHPELLESSDSFQVMIGNDKDFLATRLAYHLDLKGPSLDVQTGCSTSLVATHLACQSLMGFQCDVAIAGGVSVDVPQRTGYVHQPGGIASPDGHCRPFDAQAQGTLFGSGVGVVVLKRLDDALADGSHIHAVIRASAINNDGASKLGYTAPSAEGQAEVIARTHALAGVTPDTVGYVETHGTGTLLGDPVEVSALTSAFRAGTEATSFCALGSVKSNIGHLDAAAGVAGLIKTALAVEHGRIPPTLHCHTPNPNIDWARSPFFVNAALRDWQPHDHRRRAGVSSFGIGGTNAHALLEAPPPPAPSGPSRPWQLLVLSAKKPAALDALTQNLGTHLEAHPEQSLADVAYTLQVGRKAFPHRRVVVCESGEDAATVLSEVNPERVFTDVAKDGGRSVVFLFPGGGAQHLRMGQELYEKEPAFREAFDACAAIFQRRGGPSLRTVLYPAGDADAGAPLPRPSVGLPALFTVEYALAKLWESWGIRPEAMIGHSMGEYVAACLAGVFSLEDALALVAERGRLFEQLPSGAMVSVALSEQELLPMLGEHLSLAAVNGPSQCVVAGDTASVDALSADLAARGIEHRRVHIDVAAHSHLIDSILPAFAAFVGRLKLQTPTQPFVSGVTGTWVTEEEATDPRYWVRHLRQTVRFGPGVRCLLENPSRVLLEVGPGRTLGSLARLQVERGQPTVVLTSMRAPREPGSDMRFVLTTLGRLWAAGVPMDWRRLQAGEQRRRVVLPTYPFERKRHWLEPNAAGIAIASDVPLARRKDAADWFYLPSWKRTLVPRATTAAPQNWLVFTDTGGLGDALATRLAESGGRVTRVSQGSDFRRVDDGAFEVDPTRPETYAALLNALAEDSCRPERIVHLWSVDSTGEGLAGVEHAQRTGFFSLLFLAQALAGHGAAGPVQMTVVSSGVQAVTGHEVLAPEKATLLGACRVLPHEVPGLTCRSIDVEAPRCSKTLQALVTRLVGELATGSSNGAVALRGPSRWEQSFEQVRISAPAADAPPRLRPRGTYLITGGLGGIGLVLAESLARQVQARLVLVGRNALPERDTWDSWLAEHGEQDRVSQRIRQVLALEALGSEVLVLPADVGDAEQMAELLRRARQSFGELHGVIHAAGVPAGGLAQLRTQKAVEDVLRPKVWGTWILHALLHDTPLDFFVLCSSRTAYTAEPGQVDHCAACAFQDAFAHQAAATGNLPIISLGWDTWREVGQAVTTQMPDGANPMREAMLAHALTPAEGVDVFERVLAQAPTHVVVSTEDLRAAMARSASLLQDLMGPMEADAAPATERAAPASMDEAERELADIWQRFLGVESVALHENFFELGGNSLIGLKVINEVKRRFGKDLPVVSLFENPTLSAMARLLTRGQEQASATTSERRSRGARRRELIQQRRQSGN; from the coding sequence ATGAGCGAAGACAACCTGAGTGAAGGCGACGATCTGGCCATTGCCATCGTCGGAATGGCGGGCCGCTTCCCGGGCTCCCCCGACGTGGAGACCTTCTGGCGGAACCTCTGCGAGGGTGTGGAGGGCATCCGCTTCTTCACGGACGACGAACTGAAGGCACGCGGCGTTCCCGAGGAGCGCCTGCGACAGCCAGGCTTCGTGCGCGCCGGAGCCGTGCTGGACCAGGTGGACGCGTTCGACGCGAGCTTCTTCGGCTATTCGCCGCGCGAGGCGGCGCTGATGGATCCGCAGCACCGCATCTTCCTGGAGTGCGCGTGGGAGGCCATCGAGCGCGCGGGCCACGGACTGGATACGGAGTCGCGCTCGGTGGGCGTCTTCGCGGGCACGAGCCTGAGCACGTACCTGCTCTTCAACCTGCGCACGCACCCGGAGCTGCTCGAATCGAGCGACAGCTTCCAGGTGATGATTGGCAACGACAAGGACTTCCTCGCCACGCGACTGGCGTACCACCTGGACCTCAAGGGCCCCAGCCTGGATGTCCAGACGGGTTGCTCCACGTCGCTGGTCGCCACCCACCTGGCCTGTCAGTCCCTGATGGGCTTCCAGTGTGACGTGGCCATCGCGGGCGGCGTGTCCGTGGACGTGCCCCAGCGCACGGGCTACGTGCACCAGCCCGGTGGCATCGCGTCGCCGGATGGCCACTGCCGCCCCTTCGACGCACAGGCTCAGGGAACGCTCTTCGGCAGCGGCGTGGGCGTGGTGGTGCTCAAGCGGCTGGATGACGCGCTCGCGGACGGCAGCCACATCCACGCCGTCATCCGGGCCTCCGCCATCAACAACGACGGTGCCTCGAAGCTCGGCTACACCGCGCCCAGCGCCGAGGGACAGGCGGAGGTCATCGCCCGCACCCACGCCCTGGCGGGCGTGACGCCGGACACCGTGGGTTACGTGGAGACGCACGGCACCGGCACCCTGCTGGGAGATCCGGTCGAGGTCTCCGCGCTGACGAGCGCCTTCCGCGCCGGCACCGAGGCCACCAGCTTCTGCGCGCTCGGCTCGGTCAAGTCGAACATCGGCCACCTGGACGCGGCGGCCGGCGTGGCCGGGCTCATCAAGACGGCCCTGGCGGTGGAGCACGGACGCATTCCCCCCACCCTCCACTGCCACACGCCCAACCCGAACATCGACTGGGCGCGCAGCCCCTTCTTCGTGAATGCCGCGTTGAGGGACTGGCAACCGCATGACCACCGGCGCCGCGCGGGCGTGAGCTCCTTTGGCATTGGTGGCACCAACGCCCACGCACTGCTGGAAGCGCCGCCGCCCCCAGCGCCCTCCGGTCCGTCGCGGCCATGGCAGCTGCTGGTGCTCTCCGCGAAGAAGCCGGCCGCGCTCGACGCGCTCACCCAGAACCTGGGCACGCACCTGGAGGCGCACCCCGAGCAATCCCTGGCGGACGTGGCCTACACCCTCCAGGTTGGCCGCAAGGCCTTCCCGCACCGGCGCGTCGTGGTCTGCGAGAGTGGCGAGGACGCGGCCACGGTGCTGTCCGAGGTGAACCCCGAGCGCGTGTTCACGGACGTGGCCAAGGACGGTGGCCGATCCGTCGTGTTCCTCTTCCCCGGCGGTGGCGCGCAGCACCTGCGCATGGGGCAGGAGCTGTACGAGAAGGAGCCCGCCTTCCGCGAAGCCTTCGACGCGTGCGCCGCCATCTTCCAGCGCCGCGGCGGACCGTCGCTTCGCACGGTGCTGTACCCGGCGGGCGACGCGGACGCGGGCGCGCCCCTTCCCCGTCCCTCCGTGGGCCTGCCCGCGCTCTTCACGGTGGAGTACGCGCTGGCGAAGCTGTGGGAGTCCTGGGGCATCCGGCCCGAGGCGATGATTGGCCACAGCATGGGCGAGTACGTGGCCGCCTGCCTCGCGGGGGTCTTCTCGCTGGAGGACGCGCTGGCGTTGGTGGCCGAGCGTGGCCGCCTCTTCGAGCAGCTTCCCTCTGGCGCGATGGTGAGCGTGGCCCTGTCCGAACAGGAGCTGCTGCCGATGCTGGGCGAGCACCTGTCCCTGGCCGCCGTCAACGGACCGTCGCAATGCGTGGTGGCCGGTGACACCGCCTCGGTGGATGCGCTCTCCGCCGACCTGGCGGCGCGAGGCATCGAGCACCGCCGCGTCCACATCGATGTGGCCGCGCACTCCCACCTCATCGACTCCATCCTGCCGGCGTTCGCGGCCTTCGTCGGTCGGCTGAAGCTCCAGACGCCGACGCAGCCCTTCGTCTCAGGTGTCACGGGGACATGGGTGACCGAGGAGGAGGCCACCGACCCGAGGTACTGGGTGCGCCACCTGCGGCAGACGGTGCGCTTCGGTCCGGGCGTGCGTTGCCTGCTGGAGAACCCGTCGCGCGTGCTGCTGGAGGTCGGTCCCGGGCGGACGCTGGGCTCGCTCGCGCGCCTGCAGGTGGAGCGCGGCCAGCCCACCGTGGTGCTCACGTCGATGCGGGCGCCTCGTGAGCCCGGCTCCGACATGCGCTTCGTCCTCACCACGCTGGGCCGGCTCTGGGCGGCGGGCGTTCCCATGGACTGGCGACGTCTCCAGGCCGGAGAGCAGCGCCGGCGCGTGGTGCTGCCCACCTACCCCTTCGAGCGCAAGCGGCACTGGCTGGAGCCGAATGCAGCCGGCATCGCGATCGCCAGCGACGTCCCGCTCGCCCGGCGCAAGGACGCGGCGGACTGGTTCTATCTGCCCTCCTGGAAGCGCACGCTCGTGCCGCGCGCGACCACCGCCGCGCCCCAGAACTGGCTCGTCTTCACCGACACCGGCGGGCTGGGAGACGCCTTGGCGACACGGCTGGCGGAGAGCGGCGGCCGGGTCACCCGGGTGTCACAGGGCTCCGACTTCCGCCGAGTGGATGACGGCGCCTTCGAAGTGGACCCAACCCGCCCGGAGACCTACGCGGCGCTGCTGAACGCGCTCGCCGAGGACTCCTGCCGGCCCGAGCGCATCGTCCACCTGTGGAGCGTGGACTCCACGGGAGAAGGACTGGCGGGCGTGGAGCACGCCCAGCGTACAGGCTTCTTCAGCCTGCTCTTCCTCGCACAGGCCCTGGCTGGCCATGGCGCGGCCGGGCCCGTGCAAATGACGGTGGTCTCCAGCGGCGTGCAGGCCGTCACCGGACATGAGGTGCTGGCCCCGGAGAAGGCCACGCTCCTGGGCGCCTGCCGTGTGCTGCCGCACGAGGTGCCGGGCCTGACATGTCGGTCGATCGACGTGGAGGCCCCGCGCTGTAGCAAGACGCTCCAGGCCCTGGTGACGCGGCTGGTGGGTGAGCTGGCCACGGGTTCCTCCAACGGCGCCGTGGCGCTCCGAGGCCCGAGCCGTTGGGAACAGTCGTTCGAGCAGGTGCGCATCTCCGCGCCCGCCGCGGATGCGCCGCCGCGCCTGCGTCCGCGAGGCACGTACCTCATCACCGGCGGCCTGGGTGGCATCGGCCTGGTGCTGGCGGAGTCGCTCGCGCGGCAGGTCCAGGCCCGGCTGGTGCTGGTGGGCCGCAATGCCCTGCCGGAACGAGACACCTGGGACTCCTGGCTCGCCGAGCACGGTGAGCAGGACCGGGTGAGTCAGCGGATTCGTCAAGTGCTGGCGCTGGAGGCCCTGGGCTCCGAGGTCCTGGTCCTCCCGGCGGACGTGGGCGACGCCGAGCAGATGGCCGAGTTGCTGCGCCGGGCGCGCCAGTCCTTTGGCGAACTCCACGGCGTCATCCACGCCGCGGGCGTGCCCGCGGGCGGCCTGGCCCAGCTCCGCACCCAGAAGGCCGTGGAGGACGTCCTGCGTCCCAAGGTGTGGGGCACGTGGATCCTGCACGCGCTGCTGCACGACACGCCCCTGGACTTCTTCGTGCTCTGCTCGTCTCGCACCGCCTACACGGCGGAGCCCGGGCAGGTTGACCACTGCGCCGCATGCGCCTTCCAGGATGCCTTCGCGCACCAGGCCGCGGCGACGGGGAACCTGCCGATCATCTCCCTGGGCTGGGACACCTGGCGCGAGGTGGGTCAGGCCGTAACGACGCAGATGCCGGACGGCGCCAACCCGATGCGGGAGGCGATGCTGGCCCATGCCCTGACCCCGGCCGAGGGCGTGGACGTCTTCGAGCGCGTGTTGGCGCAGGCCCCCACCCACGTCGTGGTGTCCACCGAGGACCTGCGAGCGGCCATGGCGCGCAGCGCCTCGCTGCTCCAGGACTTGATGGGCCCCATGGAGGCGGACGCCGCGCCGGCGACCGAGCGCGCGGCGCCCGCCAGCATGGACGAGGCGGAGCGCGAGCTGGCGGACATCTGGCAGCGCTTCCTGGGCGTGGAGAGCGTGGCGCTGCACGAGAACTTCTTCGAGCTCGGTGGGAACTCGCTGATTGGCCTGAAGGTCATCAACGAGGTGAAGCGCCGCTTCGGCAAGGACCTGCCGGTGGTGTCGCTCTTCGAGAACCCCACGCTCAGCGCCATGGCCCGGCTGCTGACCCGAGGGCAGGAGCAGGCCTCGGCCACCACCAGTGAGCGGCGAAGCCGTGGAGCCAGACGTCGGGAGCTCATCCAGCAGCGGCGCCAGTCGGGGAACTGA